The nucleotide window TGCCACCGTTCTCCACTTGTCAGGGCCGTAGCCGTCCTGCGAACCGACGAGGACGTCTCCCCAGAGGCCGTAGTCCTCGTTTATGGCGATGTACTTCTTCGGGACTTTCACTATCACCGCGTTCTTGACCGGGTCGGCTGAGATCTGCATCTCTCCCTGGTAAACGGTTCCGTTCGGGAGGATGATAAGGTTTCCGTAGTCCCATCCTGCAATCCTGAAGGCGACGTCCCAGGGATGGTTCGGGTCGAGATTAACGTTGGCTCCCGGTCCATCTGGGAACATCTTTATGGCGGTGCTGTTGCCGCCGTCCTTGAAGTCCAGATAGACCTCGATTATCTGGAGGCTGAAGCCGTTTGGACCGTTCCATGGGTTGCCCCCGAGGTCCTTGAAGTAGAACTCCATCACGTAGCTGTCCGTCTGCTCAAGCATCCTGAAACGGAGGAGGTCAAAGGCCCCATCGACGAAGACACCGTCCGTTGGGTAGACGTAGCTTCCGGGTCCGTGGTCGTCACCCTCGGGGTCTGCGATGTCCGCTATCGTGACTCCCTTGACTTCGGTCGGGAGCTTGAGCTCCACAGGGGTGCTTATGACCTCGAGCTTGCCGTCCTTCACCGTTGAGACTGCGAAGTATAAGTCGCTCGGGTTCTTGAGATAATCGAATGGCACGATGACTTCCACTCCGTCGCTCGTCTGCTCAACGGTCGCGTCTCCAAGCCTCTCGCTCTTCTCGTAGTCAGTAGCGCCGTATATCTCCGCCTTGCCGTTCTTATAGACGATGTGCTTGGTTATGGGGAGACCAACGCTGTCCGCTGAGAACGGGAACATCGAGTACCTGAGCCCGGTCGGCCTCTCCTGGAGGAGTGTGAACGTGTTGCCGACGCGCTCATCCTTCTCCCATATGCTGACCTCAAACTCGCTGAGGTTACCCTTAACGATGAAGTGCAGCCCATCGCCGTCGAAATAAACGCTGACGCCGTTTGCCAGCGGGGACATGCTCGAATAGTTCTTCACCTCGCCCTCTTTAAGCCCATCGAGGGCCCTGGTAATGTACGGTTCTCCGTCCGGGAAGTAGTTTCCGAAGAGGTAGCTCGGCGGCTCGACTCCAGCGAGCCTGTACATCTCGTAGAGGTACGTCTTCAGGTAGCGGTCGAAGGTGTAGTCCTGGCCGCTGTTCTGGTCGCTTCCGTACCACCAGAACCAGTCGCTCGCCTCTGCCCTCAGAAGGTACTCGTAGGCCTTCTCCCAGTCGGCCCGGCTCATCTCGTCTCTCTTCTCCATCAGGGTCTTTCTGGCCAGGTAGAGCCAGTACCAGCCGTAGTTCTCCTGGGGCTCGCCTATCCACGTGGAGAGGGTTCCGTCTATCCAGCTCGACTCGGGCCACTGCATCTCTTCCTTAACGCCGACCATGTCGTAGAGGTCGCCAAGGCTCTGGGCTTTGAGGAGTGCCTTAACGTTGTCGCCGGTGAGGTCAAGCCTCTCCATCATCTTGGGGGTGAGCTTGTTGGCCTTGTCGCCATAGAGCTGAATGTACTCGCTCGGCGTGAGGGTCCTTATCAGCCCCTGCTCCTGGAGCTCGGTCAGCTTCTTGTAGAGCTCGGTCAGGAAGAGCTTGCCGTCGTATGGGTAGTGCTCCCACGGGTTCTCGCCGTCGAGGGTGACGACGTAGACCAGGGAACCGTCGTAGTTCTCCTTCTGGATCCTGAGGAGCTCGTTCACGAAGTCCTCAACGGCCTGATACTGGTTCATTCCAGCGTAGGTGAATCCAACCCTGTCGCTCAGCGCGTGGTCGCGCGGGAAGAGGTAGATCTTCTTTCCGTTGAACTCGGCCACCCAGGGCTTGTGGTAGTTCTCAACCGTCTTCTCGACGCCGAGCCTGTCGAGGACGAGCTGGTCGGTCATGACCCACTGCCAGCCGTTCTCGGCGAGGATTTCGAGGGTTTTGTCGTTGAGGGCACTCTCAGCGGCCCAGCCTCCGACCGGGACGGCGGTTCCGTTTCCAAGGTACTGCTTATACAGTTCGTCCGCCTTCTTGACGTGCTCATCAAAGTCGCTCTCCCAGCCGAAGTCGTTGAGTATCGGGCCTATCGGGTGTGCGTAGGGGACGACGGTAACTTCAACGTTGCCGTTGCCGAGCAGGAGGTTTATCTTCTCGTGCTCCTTGAAGGTGTGGTTGATGAGCCAGAGCTGGGCGTCGAGAACGGTTTTAACGTCCTCCCTCGTGTAGCCGCCCTCGTCCACCTTGTCGTAGAGGGCCTTGAGCTCGGGGTTGCTCATTATGTAGCCGTAGTCTATCCAGGCGAGGTTGAAGAGAACCGCGAGGTCGATGTAGTCCTGCTCGGTGAACTCGTTGGTTACCTCAACCTTCTGCTCCTCGAGCGGTAAGTTCGCGTACTTGGCCTTCGCGGCCATCATCTTGTCCTTCAGCTCCGTGTAGCGATCCCAGAAGTCCCTTATCGGGTTGCCGCTGGGGTCGGTTATCGGCTCACCGTTCCAGGGGATGGTGTGGTCGAAGAACCCTCCCGGTGCCTGGAGCATTAACCACTTCTCATTGACGGTGAGGGGCTCGCCGTTCGCTATCTTCTCCGTTATTTCCTGGAGGACGTCCTTCTTGCCGTGCATGTAGTCCGCCAGCTGGGCTATGAGCGAGCCCGATAAATCAATCGTGGCGTGTACTTTAGGGTACTGGCTCAGGTAGTGGGCCATCTTCCAGTAGTTGTTGGCCGCGTGGAGCCTGACCCACGGTCTGGTATAGATGTCCTGGACAGGGTCGTAGTAGTAGGGCTGGTGCTGGTGCCAGACTATTATGACGTTGAGCGGCTTCGGCTCGGCCGCCCCAACGCCCTTGAAGCTTGCTCCCATTAGGCTTCCAACCATCAAAACGGCAAGGAAAAGGGCAACCACCCGCTTCATATTACCACCTCACTCCTTGAGACCTCCAACTGTAAGACCGCTCCTTATGTAGTTCTGGGCGAGCATGAACATCACGAACACCGGCAGGGCGAATAGCAGCGCAGCCGCCGCGAAGTAGCTCCAGTCTATTCCCCTGCCTATGCCGCCCAGGAGGAGATAAATCCACACGGACAGTGGCTGGTGTGGCTCGGTCAGCAGCAGGCTTGCCAGGATGAACTCCGTCCAGCCGCCTATGAAGGCGAATATAGACACGGTCGCTATTCCTGGCAGTGCCATCGGGAGGAGCACGTGCCTGATTATCTGCAGATAGCTCGCTCCGTCCACCAGGGCAGCCTCGTCGAAGTCCGGGCTTATGGAGTCTATGTATCCCTTGAGCAGCCAGGTGTTGAAGGGAACGCTTCCCGCGGCGTAGA belongs to Thermococcus camini and includes:
- a CDS encoding glucodextranase DOMON-like domain-containing protein, which encodes MKRVVALFLAVLMVGSLMGASFKGVGAAEPKPLNVIIVWHQHQPYYYDPVQDIYTRPWVRLHAANNYWKMAHYLSQYPKVHATIDLSGSLIAQLADYMHGKKDVLQEITEKIANGEPLTVNEKWLMLQAPGGFFDHTIPWNGEPITDPSGNPIRDFWDRYTELKDKMMAAKAKYANLPLEEQKVEVTNEFTEQDYIDLAVLFNLAWIDYGYIMSNPELKALYDKVDEGGYTREDVKTVLDAQLWLINHTFKEHEKINLLLGNGNVEVTVVPYAHPIGPILNDFGWESDFDEHVKKADELYKQYLGNGTAVPVGGWAAESALNDKTLEILAENGWQWVMTDQLVLDRLGVEKTVENYHKPWVAEFNGKKIYLFPRDHALSDRVGFTYAGMNQYQAVEDFVNELLRIQKENYDGSLVYVVTLDGENPWEHYPYDGKLFLTELYKKLTELQEQGLIRTLTPSEYIQLYGDKANKLTPKMMERLDLTGDNVKALLKAQSLGDLYDMVGVKEEMQWPESSWIDGTLSTWIGEPQENYGWYWLYLARKTLMEKRDEMSRADWEKAYEYLLRAEASDWFWWYGSDQNSGQDYTFDRYLKTYLYEMYRLAGVEPPSYLFGNYFPDGEPYITRALDGLKEGEVKNYSSMSPLANGVSVYFDGDGLHFIVKGNLSEFEVSIWEKDERVGNTFTLLQERPTGLRYSMFPFSADSVGLPITKHIVYKNGKAEIYGATDYEKSERLGDATVEQTSDGVEVIVPFDYLKNPSDLYFAVSTVKDGKLEVISTPVELKLPTEVKGVTIADIADPEGDDHGPGSYVYPTDGVFVDGAFDLLRFRMLEQTDSYVMEFYFKDLGGNPWNGPNGFSLQIIEVYLDFKDGGNSTAIKMFPDGPGANVNLDPNHPWDVAFRIAGWDYGNLIILPNGTVYQGEMQISADPVKNAVIVKVPKKYIAINEDYGLWGDVLVGSQDGYGPDKWRTVAVDAEQWKLGGADPQAVINGVTPRVLDELVPQGFEPTQEEQLSSYDANDMKLATVSAIPLLKQGIVVTDPEGDDHGPGSYVYPTDAVFKPGVFDLLKFKMTEGSDDWTLEFYFKNLGGNPWNGPNGFSLQIIEAYFDFRDGGNVTAIKMFPDGPGSNVQLDPRHPWDLALRIAGWDYGNLIVLPNGTVYQGEMQISADPVKNAIIVKVPKKYLPNVGEYGLYAAIITGSQDGYGPDKWRTVAVDAEQWKLGGAEADAVINGVTPRVVDELVPAGFSPTQEEQLSSYDANDMKLATVLMIPLVEGSGGEEPTPTETTTTSETSSSSTTPTTSSPSQTTTTPTTTTGPSTTTTTTSSPTTTTTSGGGGICGPAALVGLALLPLLVRRRR